A stretch of DNA from Pseudoalteromonas ruthenica:
ATTCACAAATTGCGTCCTTTTAATCACGCTTATAGAACCGATAGTGAATGCACTTAGGCATTATTTCAGTTGCGCCGCCAATTGCCAACATGCACCGAGTACTGATTCACTTAAACGGCGCTGTTGCGCGACTAAACCTATTTCAAAGGGCGGTGGCGCATTGTCCACATTTAAGATCTGCACGCTCTGTGCAAATGGGCTATTTTCTAACACCACCTGAGGAATTAGCGCAACACCCAACCCCAAAGATACCATAGAGACCAACGCCTCGTGACCGCTGACTTGCGCATAAATAGGCGGTTGTATACGCCGCTTTCGCCACCAGCTGATTAGTCGGGTACGGTTCTCTCCTTGCTCAGGAATAATAAAAGGCAGTTGCTGCCAAGGAATGGAAGGTGAGTTAGCCACTTGACGACTGATATCGCACGGTGTTTTAGGAGCAATAAATACTAATTGCGACCACCCTAGGCGGCGAAAGGCAATTTGCGCGGGTAACTTCGCTGGTTTAGCGGCGATAGCCATATC
This window harbors:
- the ilvY gene encoding HTH-type transcriptional activator IlvY, whose amino-acid sequence is MHHKQLEYFLALAETLHFGRASERCYISAPTLSRNIKQLEQLLGAKLFIRDNRQVALSDAGEHFITYAKNTLMQWQQLKASLHGAKELQGALSIYCSVSAAYSFLHPLLSAVRERYCGVEVKLHTGDPAYALERVLDHHEDMAIAAKPAKLPAQIAFRRLGWSQLVFIAPKTPCDISRQVANSPSIPWQQLPFIIPEQGENRTRLISWWRKRRIQPPIYAQVSGHEALVSMVSLGLGVALIPQVVLENSPFAQSVQILNVDNAPPPFEIGLVAQQRRLSESVLGACWQLAAQLK